A single genomic interval of Microbacterium sp. LWO14-1.2 harbors:
- a CDS encoding alpha/beta hydrolase produces MTDTQIFEPDGRAIPFADEGDGPVKLVLIQEQGLAADVLGVAAHYLAEEAGFHVLRIGHRAGDATLEDRVEDAVAVIDHVGIDDTWVGGHGFGGTIARALVAAHTDRANGLLLLGVEDIDIPVAPAIPVLIVQGTEDTDTPPANAEALQASVPDRSSIKTIAGDHLFPMHHPIETGVIIEEYLDWD; encoded by the coding sequence ATGACCGACACCCAGATCTTCGAGCCCGACGGCCGCGCGATCCCGTTCGCCGACGAGGGCGACGGTCCGGTCAAGCTGGTCCTCATCCAGGAGCAGGGGCTCGCCGCCGACGTGCTGGGTGTCGCCGCGCACTACCTCGCCGAAGAGGCGGGCTTCCACGTGCTGCGCATCGGACACCGTGCAGGCGACGCGACTCTCGAGGACCGCGTCGAGGATGCCGTCGCCGTGATCGACCACGTCGGCATCGACGACACCTGGGTCGGCGGTCACGGGTTCGGCGGCACGATCGCCCGCGCCCTCGTCGCCGCTCACACCGACCGCGCGAACGGCCTGCTGCTGCTCGGCGTGGAGGACATCGACATCCCCGTCGCACCGGCGATCCCCGTGCTGATCGTGCAGGGCACGGAAGACACCGACACCCCGCCCGCGAACGCCGAAGCGCTGCAGGCGAGCGTGCCCGACCGCTCCAGCATCAAGACCATCGCCGGAGACCACCTCTTCCCCATGCATCACCCGATCGAGACCGGTGTGATCATCGAGGAGTACCTCGACTGGGACTGA
- a CDS encoding class I SAM-dependent methyltransferase produces the protein MSDGLSTSFGAEAHNYELGRPDYPFEAVAWMLEPLPADSRRIADVGAGTGKLTRVLAKAPDAEIVAVDPDAEMLATLRGAIPGVPTFLGTAERLPLPDASLDAVVLGQAWHWVDPVRGSAEIGRVLRDGGVLGLIWNIRDECVEWVRRLTAIMHGSHAEVMLAEGGPEVAPPMGALEEQSWEWVRPITRELLHRMAASRSYIITASDDEKLRIRHDMDALFDELGLDGDATIDLPYVTRAFRSRKS, from the coding sequence ATGAGCGATGGACTGTCGACATCCTTCGGTGCCGAGGCGCACAACTACGAGCTCGGTCGCCCCGACTACCCGTTCGAGGCCGTGGCCTGGATGCTGGAGCCGCTGCCCGCCGACTCGCGCCGCATCGCCGATGTCGGCGCCGGGACCGGCAAGCTCACGCGCGTCCTCGCCAAGGCGCCCGATGCCGAGATCGTCGCCGTGGATCCGGATGCCGAGATGCTCGCCACGCTGCGCGGAGCGATCCCCGGGGTGCCGACGTTCCTCGGAACCGCCGAGAGGCTGCCCCTCCCGGACGCCAGTCTCGACGCCGTCGTGCTCGGCCAGGCGTGGCACTGGGTCGATCCGGTGCGCGGCTCGGCGGAGATCGGGCGTGTGCTGCGCGACGGGGGTGTGCTCGGACTGATCTGGAACATCCGCGACGAATGCGTGGAGTGGGTGCGCCGCCTCACCGCGATCATGCACGGCAGCCACGCCGAGGTCATGCTCGCAGAAGGGGGACCCGAGGTCGCGCCGCCGATGGGGGCGCTCGAGGAGCAGTCGTGGGAGTGGGTGCGTCCGATCACGCGGGAGCTGCTGCACCGGATGGCCGCCTCCCGCAGCTACATCATCACCGCGTCGGACGACGAGAAGCTGCGCATCCGGCACGATATGGATGCGCTGTTCGACGAGCTTGGTCTCGACGGCGACGCGACGATCGACCTGCCGTATGTGACGAGGGCCTTCCGCAGCCGCAAGAGCTGA
- a CDS encoding CPCC family cysteine-rich protein yields MPNLDDRTVYPCPCCGHLTLGQPPGSYELCPVCFWEDDAVQLRWPTYAGGANRPSLIDSQRAYALFGAMEDRFVKHVRPASEEEQMDAGWRPIDLEQDAFEAKGHRDAEWPDDLTTLYWWRPNYWRSAR; encoded by the coding sequence GTGCCCAACCTGGATGACCGGACCGTCTATCCGTGCCCATGCTGCGGTCATCTCACTCTTGGTCAGCCGCCAGGATCGTACGAACTGTGCCCTGTGTGCTTCTGGGAGGACGATGCCGTCCAACTCCGATGGCCCACATACGCGGGTGGAGCCAATCGCCCCTCCCTCATCGATTCCCAGCGCGCTTATGCGCTGTTCGGAGCAATGGAGGACCGATTCGTCAAGCACGTCCGGCCGGCTTCGGAAGAGGAACAGATGGATGCCGGTTGGCGGCCGATCGACCTCGAGCAGGATGCATTCGAAGCCAAGGGCCACCGCGACGCAGAGTGGCCCGACGACCTCACGACCTTGTACTGGTGGCGTCCGAACTACTGGCGTTCGGCCCGGTAG
- a CDS encoding manganese catalase family protein, giving the protein MFFHRQELQFSATPEAPDAVYARKLQEVLGGQYGEITVALQYQFQAWNMHIPGKYRDLVFGIGAEEMGHVEMLAVMIAQLLEKAPLGITEDAVQDDPTVAAIVGGTDVQQGIVAGAGARPVDSNGNPWQGSYITSSGNLLADFMANANAEMQGRVQVARLYHMTDDHGIRDMLGFLLARDTMHQNQWLAAVEELKAEGAEELPVPSNFPLNKEHREVSYQYLNFSDGAAAAEGSWASGPTPDGKGEFSYHDGPTTTAVMPPPTRPDARFYGTTDMPNVVEKVAGAAQDAMNKE; this is encoded by the coding sequence ATGTTCTTCCACCGACAGGAGCTCCAGTTCTCCGCGACACCCGAGGCCCCGGATGCCGTCTACGCGCGAAAGCTGCAGGAGGTGCTCGGCGGACAGTACGGCGAGATCACCGTCGCGCTGCAGTACCAGTTCCAGGCCTGGAACATGCACATCCCCGGCAAGTACCGCGACCTGGTGTTCGGCATCGGCGCCGAGGAGATGGGGCACGTCGAGATGCTCGCCGTCATGATCGCGCAGCTGCTCGAGAAGGCGCCGCTCGGCATCACAGAGGATGCCGTGCAGGATGACCCGACCGTGGCCGCCATCGTCGGCGGGACCGACGTGCAGCAGGGCATCGTCGCAGGCGCCGGGGCGCGCCCGGTCGACAGCAACGGCAACCCGTGGCAGGGCTCGTACATCACGTCGAGCGGCAATCTGCTCGCCGACTTCATGGCCAACGCCAACGCCGAGATGCAGGGCCGAGTGCAGGTCGCCCGGCTGTACCACATGACCGATGACCACGGCATCCGGGACATGCTCGGCTTCCTGCTCGCCCGCGACACGATGCACCAGAACCAGTGGCTCGCCGCGGTCGAGGAGCTCAAGGCGGAGGGAGCCGAGGAACTGCCCGTGCCCAGCAACTTCCCACTGAACAAGGAGCACCGCGAGGTCTCGTACCAGTACCTCAACTTCAGCGACGGAGCGGCGGCCGCCGAGGGGTCCTGGGCGAGCGGGCCGACGCCGGACGGCAAGGGCGAGTTCAGCTACCACGACGGCCCGACGACGACGGCGGTCATGCCGCCGCCCACCCGTCCCGACGCGCGGTTCTACGGCACGACAGACATGCCGAACGTCGTCGAGAAGGTCGCCGGCGCCGCCCAGGACGCGATGAACAAGGAGTGA
- a CDS encoding M20/M25/M40 family metallo-hydrolase, whose amino-acid sequence MDDTEPRAADDRASDGFASYLEDAAGDIVDRLSAWVMIPSVSADPDRRMDMTRSAHWIAGEMRDAGLETTLLPTGDSFAVFGERLVDPEAPTILVYSHHDVRHAKPEEWSETEPFTAVLRDGRLYGRGASDAKGQVLAHVWGLRAFDACGELPLNVKLLIDGEEEIGSPNLEALLREHRDRLGCDAIVFSDTIQWRDDAPAPVTSMRGTLTATLTVMGPERDVHSGVASGVTLNPSLVLARILAGMHDDSDRIAIPGFYDGVAAVSPDRRRELGELPFDEDVWLERSETRVVTGEAGYTVPERLWVRPAVEVISLLAGDPTGIERSVIPREATASLSIRTVPDQRNHDIADRLREYVAAAMPTGAAYELTVDERIAQEPYTAPRGAMLDALELALARGYGTEVRGRMGNAGGGPAELLSRELDAPVSFLGTGLPEDHWHASDESVDVRMLLQGAATIAHLWQEIARRGRSALRE is encoded by the coding sequence ATGGACGACACGGAACCGCGCGCGGCAGACGACCGGGCCAGCGACGGGTTCGCTTCGTACCTGGAGGATGCCGCAGGCGACATCGTCGATCGGCTCTCCGCCTGGGTGATGATCCCCTCCGTGTCGGCGGATCCCGACCGTCGGATGGACATGACGCGATCTGCGCACTGGATCGCCGGCGAGATGCGTGACGCTGGGCTCGAGACGACGTTGCTGCCGACGGGGGATTCCTTCGCGGTGTTCGGCGAGAGACTGGTCGACCCCGAGGCGCCGACGATCCTCGTCTACAGCCATCACGACGTGCGGCACGCGAAGCCGGAGGAGTGGAGCGAGACCGAGCCGTTCACCGCCGTGCTCCGCGACGGACGTCTCTACGGGCGCGGGGCGTCCGACGCGAAGGGGCAGGTGCTCGCGCACGTCTGGGGCCTGCGGGCGTTCGACGCCTGCGGCGAGCTGCCTCTGAACGTGAAACTGCTCATCGACGGCGAGGAGGAGATCGGCTCGCCGAACCTCGAAGCACTGCTGCGTGAGCACCGCGACCGGTTGGGCTGCGACGCGATCGTCTTCTCCGACACGATCCAGTGGCGCGATGACGCGCCGGCTCCCGTGACCTCGATGCGCGGCACCCTGACAGCCACGCTGACCGTGATGGGACCCGAACGCGACGTGCACAGCGGGGTCGCATCTGGGGTCACCCTGAATCCGTCGCTGGTCCTGGCGCGCATCCTCGCGGGCATGCACGACGACTCGGATCGGATCGCGATCCCCGGCTTCTATGACGGCGTCGCCGCTGTGTCACCTGACCGGCGTCGAGAGCTGGGCGAGCTTCCGTTCGACGAGGACGTCTGGCTTGAGCGCAGCGAGACGCGCGTGGTCACGGGCGAGGCGGGGTACACGGTGCCCGAGCGCCTCTGGGTGCGACCGGCCGTCGAGGTGATCTCGCTGCTCGCAGGCGATCCGACGGGCATCGAGCGCTCGGTGATCCCGCGGGAGGCGACGGCCTCGCTCAGCATCCGGACGGTTCCCGACCAGCGCAACCACGACATCGCCGACCGTCTCCGCGAGTACGTCGCCGCGGCGATGCCGACCGGCGCCGCGTACGAGCTGACGGTCGACGAGCGCATCGCGCAAGAGCCGTACACCGCCCCGCGCGGCGCGATGCTCGACGCTCTCGAACTCGCCCTCGCGCGGGGGTACGGGACGGAGGTCCGTGGTCGCATGGGCAACGCCGGGGGCGGACCCGCGGAGCTGCTCTCTCGCGAACTCGACGCGCCTGTCTCGTTCCTCGGCACGGGCCTGCCCGAAGACCACTGGCACGCCAGCGACGAGAGCGTGGACGTGAGGATGCTGCTGCAGGGCGCTGCCACGATCGCTCACCTGTGGCAGGAGATCGCACGTCGAGGGAGATCCGCTCTGCGCGAGTGA
- the ychF gene encoding redox-regulated ATPase YchF — MALTIGIVGLPNVGKSTLFNALTKNDVLAANYPFATIEPNVGVVNLPDPRLDKLAEIFHSERILPAAVSFVDIAGIVRGASEGEGLGNKFLANIREADAIAQVVRGFADDEVVHVDGAVNPASDMETINAELMLADLETVDRAITRYEKEVRGKKIEPVVLETAKAAKDALERGVLLSTSGLDLSPIRELGLLTSKPVIFVFNVDEGVLTDTARKEELAALVAPAKAIFLDAKIESELKDLDPEDAAELLASTGQDESGLDQLARTGFDTLGLQTYLTAGPKEARAWTIPKGSKAPQAAGVIHTDFEKGFIKAEIVSFDDLVETGSVVEARAKGKARLEGKDYVMQDGDVVEFRFNN, encoded by the coding sequence GTGGCTCTCACTATCGGAATCGTCGGCCTGCCCAATGTCGGCAAGTCCACCCTCTTCAACGCCCTGACCAAGAACGACGTGCTCGCGGCGAACTATCCGTTCGCGACGATCGAGCCGAACGTCGGCGTGGTGAACCTGCCCGACCCGCGTCTCGACAAGCTCGCCGAGATCTTCCACAGCGAGCGCATCCTGCCCGCGGCGGTGTCGTTCGTCGACATCGCCGGCATCGTGCGCGGTGCGAGCGAGGGCGAAGGCCTGGGCAACAAGTTCCTCGCGAACATCCGCGAGGCCGACGCGATCGCGCAGGTCGTCCGCGGCTTCGCCGATGACGAGGTCGTGCACGTCGACGGGGCCGTGAACCCCGCATCCGACATGGAGACCATCAACGCCGAGCTCATGCTCGCCGACCTCGAGACCGTCGACCGGGCGATCACACGGTACGAGAAGGAAGTTCGGGGCAAGAAGATCGAGCCCGTCGTGCTCGAGACGGCGAAGGCCGCGAAGGATGCTCTGGAGCGCGGCGTCCTGCTCTCCACCAGCGGACTCGACCTGAGTCCAATCCGCGAGCTCGGACTCCTCACCTCGAAGCCGGTCATCTTCGTGTTCAACGTCGATGAGGGCGTGCTCACCGACACCGCCCGCAAGGAGGAGCTGGCCGCGCTCGTCGCTCCCGCGAAGGCGATCTTCCTCGACGCGAAGATCGAGTCGGAGCTCAAGGACCTCGATCCCGAGGACGCCGCGGAGCTGCTCGCCTCGACCGGCCAGGACGAGTCCGGCCTCGACCAGCTCGCCCGCACCGGGTTCGACACGCTCGGCCTGCAGACGTACCTGACCGCCGGTCCGAAGGAGGCGCGTGCCTGGACGATCCCCAAGGGGTCGAAGGCGCCGCAGGCCGCCGGAGTCATCCACACCGACTTCGAGAAGGGCTTCATCAAGGCGGAGATCGTCTCGTTCGACGACCTCGTCGAGACCGGTTCCGTCGTCGAGGCCCGCGCCAAGGGCAAGGCCCGCCTCGAGGGCAAGGACTACGTCATGCAGGACGGCGACGTCGTGGAGTTCCGCTTCAACAACTGA
- a CDS encoding DUF4190 domain-containing protein, giving the protein MTHVDTAPRTNTLALIAFIAAFVMPLAGLILSVFARRQLDDPRNSETGRGLARWAMVIGVLGTLTHGLFLVFWLTMFFQAVG; this is encoded by the coding sequence GTGACCCACGTTGACACCGCGCCGCGAACAAACACGCTCGCGCTCATCGCCTTCATCGCCGCGTTTGTGATGCCGCTCGCCGGTCTCATCCTGTCCGTCTTCGCGCGCCGACAGCTCGACGACCCGCGGAACTCGGAGACGGGACGGGGACTCGCGCGTTGGGCCATGGTTATTGGGGTGCTGGGCACGCTCACTCACGGCTTGTTTCTCGTGTTCTGGCTCACGATGTTCTTCCAGGCAGTCGGCTGA